A genomic region of Pyrus communis chromosome 14, drPyrComm1.1, whole genome shotgun sequence contains the following coding sequences:
- the LOC137714547 gene encoding receptor-like protein 2, translated as MLTDDDMVDIHGFLNLRVLSLARCGLTGQIPGWLSNLQNLEILQLSRNQITGSIPSWLWTLPNLFYVDLSSNQISGEFPKQLCGLPMLMTNASRVDDYELELSIWSFLGGTTIFMPRRMSNFPGMIDLGSNNISGSIPIEIGQLELLRELHLDNNNFLGDIPDQISDLKYLEILNLSLNQLSGKIPWSITSLNFLKSLNVSYNNLQGQIPTGTQIQSFDASAFKGNPKLYGAPFPNVCREIDVDNKKKVNQDAENEHNELLWFYSFAALGFIVGFWGVCGSLVLKKTWRYTYFRFLDNVQDSLYVKVAACMARMERRLRD; from the coding sequence ATGCTAACTGATGATGACATGGTTGATATTCATGGATTTCTGAATCTTCGTGTCTTGAGTTTGGCTAGATGTGGGCTTACTGGTCAGATACCTGGATGGTTATCAAACCTACAGAATCTAGAGATCTTGCAACTGAGCAGAAATCAAATCACTGGTTCAATTCCAAGTTGGTTGTGGACTCTTCCAAATCTCTTTTATGTGGATCTATCCTCCAACCAAATTTCAGGTGAATTCCCAAAACAACTTTGTGGATTACCAATGTTAATGACGAATGCATCTCGAGTTGACGATTATGAATTAGAGCTTTCCATTTGGAGCTTCTTAGGGGGAACTACAATTTTTATGCCACGTAGAATGTCTAACTTTCCTGGAATGATAGACCTAGGGTCTAATAACATTAGTGGTAGTATACCTATTGAGATTGGCCAATTAGAGCTTCTTCGTGAGTTGCATCTTGACAACAACAACTTCTTGGGCGACATTCCCGACCAAATATCTGACTTGAAATATTTAGAGATTCTTAACCTATCCTTGAATCAATTGTCTGGAAAAATCCCATGGTCAATTACGAGCCTTAATTTCTTGAAAAGTTTAAATGTCTCGTACAATAATCTTCAAGGACAAATACCGACGGGCACGCAGATCCAGAGCTTCGATGCTTCTGCATTTAAGGGGAACCCTAAACTTTATGGTGCTCCATTTCCAAATGTGTGCAGAGAAATTGATGTGGATAATAAGAAAAAAGTCAACCAAGATGCAGAAAATGAACACAATGAGCTTCTTTGGTTCTACAGTTTTGCAGCTCTAGGTTTCATTGTAGGATTTTGGGGAGTTTGTGGTTCTTTAGTTCTTAAGAAGACATGGAGGTACACTTATTTTCGGTTCCTTGATAATGTACAAGATTCGCTTTATGTGAAGGTGGCAGCGTGCATGGCCAGGATGGAAAGAAGACTTAGGGACTAg
- the LOC137714546 gene encoding receptor-like protein 3 — MAATSFVTASVVQRVEVAFALFHLHPLISNKLCYHQTLITSPLTPRSSSSVANIAVGFNVSNNTFFGPIPSSICLRSSPSIRVLDFSSNEFSGNIFRGFGGCSKLQILRAGHNSLSGSLPEDIYNATKLEELALPLNSLNGAISERIANLTHLTFLDLFINNLSGVIPLNFGKLSKLKFMNLDFNSLRGNLPPSLMNCTNLVELHLGSNYLEGDLTKLNFSKISHLSKLDLCDNNFTGILPRSLYSCRSLKAIRLSVNPYLKGQVHPEILSLKSLSFLSLSRVWLTNITGAMKILMRCQSLQTLLISSSFD, encoded by the exons ATGGCTGCCACAAGTTTCGTTACAGCGTCTGTTGTCCAAAGAGTAGAAGTGGCTTTCGCTCTCTTCCATCTTCATCCTCTGATAAGCAACAAGCTCTGTTACCACCAGACCCTTATCACCTCTCCTCTCACTCCTCGCTCGAGTTCTTCAGTTGCCAACATCGCTGTTGG TTTCAATGTCAGCAACAACACCTTCTTTGGACCTATCCCATCATCTATTTGTCTCCGATCGTCTCCTTCCATAAGAGTGTTGGATTTTTCCTCCAATGAATTTAGTGGCAACATTTTTCGTGGGTTCGGTGGGTGCTCAAAATTGCAAATCCTTCGTGCCGGTCATAATAGTTTGTCAGGATCACTTCCAGAAGATATCTACAACGCTACCAAACTTGAGGAACTTGCATTACCTCTCAATTCACTAAATGGAGCCATTAGTGAAAGAATTGCCAACCTCACCCACCTCACATTCCTTGACCTCTTCATTAATAATTTGAGTGGTGTGATCCCTCTCAATTTTGGGAAGCTCTCCAAGTTGAAATTCATGAATCTTGATTTCAACAGCTTAAGAGGTAATTTGCCCCCATCTTTGATGAATTGCACAAACCTTGTAGAACTACATTTGGGATCCAACTACTTGGAAGGAGATCTCACCAAGCTTAATTTCTCCAAAATCAGCCACCTTAGCAAACTTGACCTATGTGATAATAACTTCACTGGTATCTTGCCAAGAAGTCTTTACTCATGCAGGTCCCTAAAAGCAATTCGGTTGAGTGTAAATCCTTATCTAAAAGGACAAGTACATCCTGAGATTCTTTCATTGAAATCCTTGTCATTCCTCTCACTTTCTAGGGTATGGTTGACAAATATCACAGGGGCAATGAAGATACTAATGCGTTGCCAAAGTCTTCAGACACTCCTCATTTCTAGTTCATTCGACTAG